One Brevibacterium spongiae DNA segment encodes these proteins:
- a CDS encoding acyl-CoA dehydrogenase family protein, producing the protein MDLELNDIQQELASTLNKYLRSEYDTAKREEILRSDEGISREKWQDFAEMGLLGLAIPESYGGAGMTFSEVAVVAEAFGRSLVLEPFLATAVLGANSVLLAGSEEQKQAILPGAAEGQIFLALASLEPGLRYAVDAPQTQASESDGSFTLTGEKTSVLGGDVADHFIVTATQSGELGLYLVAADAEGLSRVAQRQADGLGSANLKLDNVAAQRLDAADANAVLSEVIDLGNAAIMAEAVGALEASMTMTAEYLKTREQFGAPIGANQALQHRAADLYAELEYARSMALYSRLAVTSEVPGAEKDRHRDVIAAKIIVDQAARNISQESIQMHGGIGMTMEYPIGHYAKRLTVMTRTFDDADSLTAELAELGGLIEPHAADLA; encoded by the coding sequence ATGGATCTTGAACTCAACGACATTCAGCAAGAACTCGCCAGCACTCTCAACAAGTACCTGCGCAGCGAGTACGACACCGCCAAGCGCGAAGAGATCCTTCGCAGCGACGAGGGCATCTCCCGTGAGAAGTGGCAGGACTTCGCCGAAATGGGACTGCTCGGGCTTGCCATTCCCGAGTCCTACGGCGGCGCCGGCATGACCTTCAGCGAGGTGGCCGTGGTCGCCGAGGCGTTCGGTCGATCCCTCGTGCTCGAACCTTTCCTCGCCACTGCGGTTCTCGGTGCGAACTCAGTGCTGCTCGCCGGCAGCGAGGAGCAGAAGCAGGCCATCCTGCCCGGTGCGGCCGAAGGCCAGATCTTCCTCGCTCTTGCCTCTCTCGAGCCGGGACTGCGCTACGCCGTCGATGCCCCGCAGACCCAGGCCTCCGAATCCGATGGCAGCTTCACCCTCACCGGTGAGAAGACCAGTGTCCTCGGCGGAGACGTCGCCGATCACTTCATCGTCACCGCCACGCAGAGCGGAGAGCTCGGTCTCTACCTCGTCGCCGCCGACGCCGAAGGCCTGTCCCGGGTCGCTCAGCGTCAGGCCGATGGCCTCGGCAGCGCGAACCTCAAGCTCGACAACGTCGCTGCACAGCGTCTTGACGCGGCCGATGCCAACGCCGTCCTGTCCGAAGTCATCGACCTCGGCAATGCCGCGATCATGGCTGAGGCCGTCGGTGCGCTCGAGGCCTCCATGACGATGACCGCCGAATACCTGAAGACGCGTGAGCAGTTCGGCGCGCCCATCGGTGCCAACCAGGCGCTCCAGCATCGCGCAGCGGACCTCTATGCGGAGCTCGAATACGCACGCAGCATGGCTCTGTACTCGCGTCTGGCCGTGACCTCCGAGGTCCCCGGCGCGGAGAAGGATCGCCACCGCGATGTCATCGCCGCGAAGATCATCGTCGACCAGGCTGCCCGCAACATCAGCCAGGAGTCGATCCAGATGCACGGCGGCATCGGCATGACCATGGAATACCCCATCGGTCACTACGCCAAGCGCCTGACGGTCATGACCCGCACCTTCGACGATGCCGACTCCCTCACCGCGGAACTCGCCGAACTGGGCGGGCTCATCGAACCCCACGCCGCCGACCTCGCCTGA
- a CDS encoding AAA family ATPase — protein sequence MTSSVASHSSVVGSAVARQAEIADIVAILADPSTDGVLIIGATGMGKTTVLNAVATNFEPEVPVFRFRGSNLIANRSLGIFEILLTTEGEAADEISLGAAFSIVTRVFARSAGAHTPVIVVDNADRVDEQSLSIISQLAAEGRIRVLAAAETVRRPVDLLADLWGSGKVVRVDLESLDDSAVAAFAREAGHEVDEHAIADLSMRSRGNPRLLSRLFADRESTPLARRSAEDRVLWNILPAQRRILELIAMIGALPYDALHAMCEVDLLDNLVERGIVAIGRDRCSEVSLVEPALALVVQDSVPSSRSLELLREVLPVLDTLTLQGAALFGKVSWMLEWGIHVDPQTTFRAASWANGRGDFSGAVGLLRGSHSDIPELQLELARAEYGRGDNVEAEVILDRLISSSNDGDSSDEYLSRLACLELRVTDPREPQSLRTEWVRDRLVDAVHIGRLDVTRAQFEMRGGRFDAARIISERVFRDFSCLPRHRQRACAILGSVSVIRGQIERGLTYLIQAEAMLNLPDTTSFEVEDSTPQIFAGHYLAGSWDRARAALKYASPRMDLSTAAALVDLWTGHITRAHQSLDRTPQGRAEAGQDQSLRLAALHLAEGYLQMREASTSRAPKTMPGRRTSSRGESRRLGPRSAGRVPGPMHGVPNSEFNWLQDFTTDLLELQSSALTNPQKTAEELYALGAEADELGAHTLTVYAWLEASRHGSQSAQVDLTRAAGSVDGDLGRLAAVVARAYGDAEDTALTDAAEAALSFGAVVISADLARTARDRAVQKGDAAGVKRARALLDSSLRTITFDAGGADLSAMLTDIEKKLVLGVAGGSSNAELGAQLHLSVRTVEWHLGRIYRRLHVSDRQELKQIAWRLA from the coding sequence ATGACCTCGTCTGTGGCATCGCATTCTTCAGTTGTCGGTTCGGCTGTCGCGCGGCAGGCCGAGATTGCTGATATCGTCGCCATCCTCGCTGATCCGAGCACCGATGGAGTGCTGATCATCGGAGCGACGGGAATGGGAAAGACCACCGTCCTCAACGCGGTAGCGACGAACTTCGAGCCCGAAGTCCCCGTATTCCGATTCCGCGGCTCGAATCTGATCGCCAATAGGAGCCTCGGAATCTTCGAAATCCTCCTCACCACCGAAGGTGAGGCGGCCGACGAGATTTCACTGGGAGCCGCATTCTCCATCGTGACGCGGGTCTTCGCGCGTTCCGCAGGCGCGCACACACCGGTCATCGTCGTCGACAACGCTGATCGGGTGGATGAACAGTCCCTGTCGATCATTTCGCAGCTGGCGGCGGAAGGACGCATCAGGGTCCTGGCGGCCGCCGAAACAGTCCGCCGACCGGTAGACCTCCTGGCAGACCTGTGGGGTTCCGGCAAGGTCGTTCGCGTCGATCTGGAGAGTCTCGACGACTCAGCTGTCGCAGCCTTTGCCCGGGAAGCCGGCCATGAGGTCGACGAACACGCAATCGCCGACCTCAGCATGAGATCGCGAGGCAACCCTCGCCTGCTCAGCAGGCTCTTCGCCGACCGTGAGTCGACTCCGCTGGCACGCCGAAGTGCTGAAGACCGAGTCCTGTGGAACATCCTTCCGGCTCAGCGCCGAATCCTCGAACTCATCGCCATGATCGGGGCGCTTCCGTACGATGCTCTGCACGCTATGTGCGAGGTCGATCTGCTTGACAACCTCGTCGAGAGAGGAATTGTGGCCATCGGCAGAGACAGGTGCTCCGAAGTGTCGCTGGTCGAACCTGCCTTGGCCCTGGTCGTGCAAGACAGCGTCCCCTCTTCACGTTCACTGGAGCTGCTCCGGGAGGTCCTCCCGGTGTTGGACACTCTGACGCTCCAGGGCGCAGCCCTGTTCGGGAAAGTCAGCTGGATGCTGGAATGGGGAATCCACGTCGATCCGCAGACGACCTTCCGTGCTGCATCATGGGCCAACGGGCGAGGGGACTTCTCCGGCGCAGTGGGATTGCTGAGAGGATCGCATTCGGATATTCCGGAGCTCCAGCTCGAACTGGCGCGCGCGGAGTACGGGCGAGGCGACAACGTCGAAGCCGAGGTCATCCTCGACCGACTCATCTCCTCCTCGAATGACGGAGACAGCTCTGACGAGTATCTCTCACGCCTCGCTTGCCTCGAGCTGCGAGTCACCGATCCCCGCGAACCCCAGAGTCTGCGGACCGAGTGGGTCCGAGATCGCCTTGTCGACGCCGTGCACATCGGGCGGCTGGACGTCACCAGAGCTCAGTTCGAAATGCGGGGAGGTCGGTTCGACGCGGCACGGATCATCTCTGAGCGCGTCTTCCGCGATTTCAGCTGCCTGCCTCGCCACCGGCAGCGTGCCTGCGCGATTCTCGGGAGTGTGTCGGTCATACGAGGGCAGATAGAGCGTGGGCTCACCTATCTGATCCAAGCCGAAGCAATGCTCAATCTTCCTGACACGACAAGCTTCGAAGTCGAGGATTCGACTCCTCAGATCTTCGCCGGGCACTACCTCGCCGGCTCCTGGGACAGAGCCAGAGCGGCCTTGAAGTACGCGTCACCGCGGATGGACCTCTCCACAGCTGCGGCTCTCGTCGATCTCTGGACCGGGCACATCACGCGCGCTCACCAGAGCCTGGACAGAACACCGCAGGGGCGGGCCGAGGCAGGTCAGGATCAGTCACTCAGGCTCGCCGCGCTGCATCTGGCCGAGGGATACCTGCAGATGCGTGAGGCGTCGACTTCGCGTGCACCGAAGACAATGCCGGGAAGACGAACCTCGAGTCGAGGCGAAAGTCGGAGGCTAGGCCCCCGATCGGCCGGCAGAGTCCCCGGACCGATGCACGGTGTGCCGAATTCCGAATTCAACTGGCTGCAGGATTTCACAACGGACCTTCTCGAACTCCAGTCGTCTGCTCTGACGAATCCGCAGAAGACGGCCGAGGAGCTCTACGCGCTCGGCGCAGAAGCCGATGAGCTCGGTGCGCACACACTCACCGTCTATGCCTGGCTGGAGGCGAGTCGGCACGGCAGCCAGTCGGCACAGGTGGATCTCACCCGAGCCGCCGGCAGCGTCGACGGAGATCTGGGTCGCTTGGCGGCAGTCGTCGCACGAGCCTATGGCGACGCGGAGGACACAGCACTGACCGACGCTGCAGAAGCGGCACTGAGCTTCGGCGCGGTAGTGATCTCCGCCGATCTCGCGCGCACCGCACGCGACAGAGCAGTCCAGAAAGGGGATGCGGCCGGCGTCAAACGTGCCCGCGCACTCTTGGACTCCAGTCTGCGCACGATCACCTTTGATGCCGGCGGCGCCGATCTCTCTGCGATGCTCACGGATATTGAGAAGAAACTGGTGCTCGGCGTAGCCGGAGGCTCCAGCAATGCAGAACTCGGTGCTCAGCTCCATCTGTCGGTCCGAACCGTGGAATGGCACCTCGGTCGGATCTATCGACGGCTGCACGTCAGCGATCGCCAGGAACTCAAGCAGATCGCATGGAGGCTGGCATGA
- a CDS encoding ATP-grasp domain-containing protein, protein MRAESAPIVIGSAGRRLYLIDWFRTALEKVGLNSRIIIAENDPTSAAASYGDEMRLLPPYTDPTYTEELLRLVDDFEPKLFLSANDYELMQLHVDTNIAAGLRERGIFVPGVSPAWQKGCADKLHMSRMLEDIGVRTPMTVTGSEQDRLLDTVGSSGEFVVKHRFGSRSSGLAVVTANRLQDAIISSAKSVRRREGSTDTLDEVIVQPCAPGSEYGVDIVSSLVDEGSLSGVFARRKLRMRAGETDKAVTVDPAPFADAAAKIAHAAELSGLIDLDIFLDDAGAASVIDINPRFGGGYPFVHLAGADVPLYYLSQIFGIAIDASWRHYEYGVVAAKYQETRVTAHGQQSSDMTRDAVEVA, encoded by the coding sequence TTGAGAGCTGAAAGTGCGCCGATCGTCATCGGTTCCGCGGGGCGGAGGCTCTATCTCATCGACTGGTTCCGCACTGCGCTGGAGAAGGTCGGCCTCAACAGTCGCATCATCATTGCAGAGAACGATCCCACCAGCGCGGCCGCATCCTATGGAGATGAGATGCGGTTGCTGCCGCCCTATACGGATCCGACCTACACCGAGGAGCTGCTGCGGCTCGTCGATGACTTCGAGCCGAAGCTCTTCCTGTCCGCGAACGACTATGAACTGATGCAGCTTCACGTCGACACGAATATCGCAGCGGGTCTGCGTGAGAGGGGAATCTTCGTCCCCGGAGTCTCACCCGCATGGCAGAAGGGCTGCGCAGACAAGCTCCACATGTCGCGCATGCTCGAAGACATCGGCGTAAGGACCCCGATGACAGTCACGGGAAGCGAACAGGACCGGCTTCTGGACACGGTCGGCTCATCCGGCGAGTTCGTGGTCAAACATCGATTCGGCTCTCGTTCCTCCGGACTGGCCGTGGTCACAGCGAATCGGCTGCAGGACGCCATCATCAGTTCCGCGAAGAGCGTCAGGCGCCGGGAAGGCAGCACTGACACCCTCGATGAGGTCATCGTTCAGCCATGCGCACCGGGAAGTGAGTACGGGGTGGACATCGTCTCGAGCCTCGTGGACGAAGGATCCCTGTCGGGGGTCTTCGCACGACGCAAGCTTCGGATGCGCGCCGGGGAGACTGACAAAGCCGTGACTGTCGATCCCGCGCCCTTCGCAGACGCTGCGGCGAAGATCGCTCACGCTGCGGAACTGTCTGGGCTCATCGACCTCGACATCTTCTTGGACGATGCGGGCGCGGCTTCGGTGATCGACATCAACCCCCGCTTCGGAGGCGGCTATCCATTCGTTCATCTTGCCGGGGCCGATGTTCCGCTCTACTACCTGAGCCAGATCTTCGGAATCGCAATCGATGCAAGTTGGCGACACTACGAGTACGGGGTCGTCGCCGCCAAATACCAGGAGACTCGTGTGACCGCCCATGGTCAGCAGAGTTCAGATATGACGAGGGACGCTGTCGAAGTCGCATAG
- a CDS encoding LuxR C-terminal-related transcriptional regulator yields the protein MTARVKLHRPPLLGREGELRAIEQSLTDAAVVGILINGDAGMGKSRLAREIHRRRGGQETWLRADRVLSATPFGVFAMIVDLDDPVGVPRRVIEALTEGVQTPTVYVDNAHYLDARSLRLLTQLASDGTIRIVAMTRHSAIRTSWPFAELVDEQAMAQITLGPLAAKDLRNAIEYSFGGIASQAVLDIIDFHSGRNPGKLFELIGYCKRKNRLLLRNGVVILDGLDTDFDARARDFARIDLEEHSEDERTALELVVMAGEIEIELMLSLGLGAAADRLVDLGDLRIISDTGRVYVAREHHASETVRASIPIGRSRKWYGIVADYPDSPNARSQMLRTEWALGSGIDLEERQIIDAAMTAIEAAEWHRALRILGDIPTDDLSAAELFELAYLYCNVGQVELGLDLLAHCLHKACCPGLVLTAAVVWGNRQTTHRSVALEATDFIAAFDRIAALEEKCCAEGTCSAHSAEHSQAARWFSADGLSAEAAKGMFHTIRSVVGSGSLRDMGSFDVRPDGDLLRSHALDSSLPDMYRMAAGLVSSSFELERGRPGKAAEMITLVKRELRSLGMGDMILRMLDARTQLEHGDLAAARRSLQVPRTNDIAQLAARSGAGDIMEAEILLREGEIEASLRFARAGVEALDYWNQSTALATALGLAQYVATLNGESQMAEEFDVRFLRLVRSSFQMEFRRASVYALISRRLRNSDSEAEKELNQMLEDAERQEVFGLAAHIRYLLFRHFGEADAEAMCRLAVLGEGQDFRFLGAVGTALRERDATSLLKIAEEKRASAPDVSARCVQLAKERLKHRGSVPATVVSSELPIELTEREREICGLLVKGRSNAEIAEQLGAAVRTVEGHAYRLYRKLGITRRHQVAEAFARLNIDITGRAKQKTESP from the coding sequence ATGACCGCACGAGTGAAGCTGCACCGCCCGCCGCTTCTGGGCCGGGAAGGAGAGCTGCGAGCCATCGAGCAGTCGTTGACCGACGCGGCTGTGGTCGGCATTCTCATCAACGGCGATGCCGGAATGGGCAAATCCCGTTTGGCCAGGGAGATCCATCGGCGGCGAGGCGGGCAGGAGACGTGGCTGCGTGCCGATCGAGTGCTGAGCGCGACACCGTTCGGCGTCTTCGCGATGATCGTCGACCTCGACGACCCTGTCGGTGTGCCCAGGCGAGTGATCGAAGCGCTGACCGAAGGCGTGCAGACTCCGACGGTGTACGTCGACAACGCCCACTATCTCGATGCTCGGAGCCTGCGTCTTCTCACACAGCTCGCCTCCGACGGCACGATTCGCATCGTGGCGATGACGCGCCACTCTGCAATCAGGACCTCGTGGCCGTTCGCCGAACTCGTCGACGAACAGGCCATGGCCCAGATCACTCTCGGCCCATTGGCCGCGAAAGATCTGCGCAACGCGATCGAATACAGCTTCGGCGGGATAGCTTCCCAAGCCGTTCTGGACATCATCGATTTCCACTCCGGGCGCAATCCCGGAAAACTGTTCGAGCTCATCGGATACTGCAAGCGGAAGAATCGACTGCTGCTCCGCAACGGTGTCGTCATACTCGACGGCCTCGACACCGACTTCGATGCTCGGGCGCGCGACTTCGCCCGGATCGATCTGGAGGAACATTCGGAGGACGAGCGGACCGCACTCGAACTCGTGGTCATGGCCGGCGAGATCGAAATCGAACTTATGCTCTCGCTCGGGCTCGGCGCGGCAGCAGACAGGCTCGTCGATCTCGGCGACCTGCGAATCATCAGCGACACCGGTCGTGTCTACGTCGCGCGTGAGCACCACGCATCCGAGACGGTTCGTGCGAGCATCCCCATCGGTCGCAGTCGGAAGTGGTACGGCATCGTCGCCGACTATCCGGACAGTCCGAACGCACGATCGCAGATGCTCAGGACCGAATGGGCTTTGGGCTCCGGGATCGATCTCGAGGAACGACAGATCATCGATGCGGCCATGACTGCCATCGAAGCAGCTGAATGGCATCGTGCCCTGCGGATCTTGGGCGATATTCCCACCGACGACCTGAGCGCGGCGGAGCTCTTCGAACTTGCCTACCTCTACTGCAACGTCGGGCAGGTCGAACTCGGGCTCGACCTGCTCGCACACTGCCTGCACAAGGCGTGCTGTCCCGGATTGGTGCTCACAGCCGCCGTGGTCTGGGGCAACCGGCAGACCACGCATCGTTCAGTGGCTCTCGAGGCAACGGACTTCATCGCCGCCTTCGACAGAATCGCCGCCCTCGAAGAGAAGTGCTGCGCCGAGGGCACATGCTCCGCGCACTCCGCGGAGCACAGCCAGGCGGCGAGATGGTTCTCAGCCGACGGCCTCAGCGCCGAAGCGGCAAAGGGCATGTTCCACACGATTCGATCCGTCGTCGGCTCCGGCAGTCTCCGTGACATGGGATCATTCGATGTGCGTCCCGACGGAGATCTGCTGCGCAGCCATGCTCTCGACAGCTCTCTTCCCGATATGTACCGAATGGCAGCAGGATTGGTCTCCAGCTCATTCGAACTGGAGAGAGGTCGGCCCGGAAAAGCCGCTGAGATGATCACGCTCGTGAAGCGCGAACTCCGTTCATTGGGAATGGGCGACATGATCCTGAGAATGCTCGACGCCCGCACCCAGCTTGAGCACGGAGATCTCGCTGCGGCTCGGCGGTCACTGCAGGTGCCGCGAACGAACGACATCGCCCAGCTTGCGGCGCGGAGTGGAGCCGGTGACATCATGGAAGCAGAGATCCTGTTGCGTGAGGGGGAGATCGAAGCGTCGCTGCGGTTCGCCCGTGCAGGTGTCGAAGCACTGGACTACTGGAATCAGTCGACTGCCCTCGCGACTGCGCTGGGACTTGCCCAGTACGTGGCCACGCTCAACGGGGAATCGCAGATGGCAGAAGAGTTCGATGTCCGCTTTCTGCGCCTCGTCCGTTCGAGTTTCCAGATGGAATTCAGACGAGCATCCGTGTATGCGCTCATTTCCCGTCGTCTGCGCAATTCCGATTCGGAAGCCGAAAAAGAGCTCAACCAGATGCTCGAGGACGCTGAGAGGCAAGAGGTATTCGGCCTAGCGGCTCATATTCGCTACCTGCTCTTCCGTCACTTCGGGGAGGCCGATGCCGAAGCGATGTGTCGACTTGCAGTGTTGGGCGAGGGACAGGATTTCCGATTCCTCGGGGCTGTGGGTACTGCGCTGCGGGAGAGGGACGCAACGAGTCTGCTGAAGATCGCCGAGGAGAAACGCGCGTCGGCACCTGACGTTTCCGCACGATGCGTGCAGTTGGCGAAGGAACGTCTCAAACATCGCGGCAGCGTGCCGGCGACGGTTGTCTCCTCCGAGCTGCCGATCGAACTGACGGAACGGGAACGGGAGATCTGCGGGCTCCTGGTCAAGGGGCGGTCGAACGCCGAGATCGCCGAGCAGCTCGGAGCCGCCGTTCGCACGGTAGAAGGGCACGCCTATCGCCTCTACCGAAAATTGGGGATCACTCGCCGGCACCAAGTCGCCGAGGCATTCGCGCGGTTGAATATCGACATCACCGGTAGAGCAAAGCAGAAGACCGAGAGCCCGTGA
- a CDS encoding acyl-CoA dehydrogenase family protein — protein MDTLLSAEERDFAQQMRQFYRTEIPEELRFKVATGQELSKDDMVTSQQILNKHGYAVPNWPVEWGGQDWTPVQRHIWLEEMQLACVPQPLPFNVSMVGPVIATFGSQELKERFLPATANIDIWWSQGFSEPDAGSDLASLKTSAVRDGDKYIVNGQKTWTTLGQYGDWMFNLVRTDPNVKKQAGISFLLIDMKTPGVTVRPIQLIDGGHEVNEVFFDNVEVPVENLVGEENKGWTYAKFLLGNERTGIARIGGSKVNLARAKAYAAVTKTARGTLLDDPLFSAKLTRIEAELTALEMTQLRILSTQAAGSDKPDPRSSVLKLKGSQLQEDISELLVDVLGPQGLDFVSDRVQGQGLSDLPAAAVDALPSYFNTRKVTIYGGSSEVQRGIISKALLGL, from the coding sequence ATGGACACCCTGCTGAGTGCAGAAGAGCGCGATTTCGCGCAGCAGATGCGTCAGTTCTACCGCACGGAGATCCCCGAGGAGCTCCGTTTCAAGGTCGCCACCGGCCAGGAGCTGAGCAAGGACGACATGGTCACCTCGCAGCAGATCCTCAACAAACACGGTTACGCAGTGCCGAACTGGCCCGTCGAATGGGGCGGTCAGGACTGGACCCCGGTGCAGCGGCACATCTGGCTCGAGGAGATGCAGCTGGCATGCGTGCCACAGCCGCTTCCGTTCAACGTCTCCATGGTCGGCCCGGTCATCGCCACCTTCGGATCGCAGGAGCTCAAGGAGCGGTTCCTTCCTGCCACCGCGAACATCGACATCTGGTGGTCACAGGGCTTCTCCGAACCCGATGCCGGTTCCGACCTCGCCTCACTGAAGACCTCTGCCGTGCGCGACGGTGACAAGTACATCGTCAACGGCCAGAAGACCTGGACCACACTCGGACAGTACGGCGACTGGATGTTCAACCTCGTTCGCACCGACCCGAACGTGAAGAAGCAGGCCGGCATCTCCTTCCTGCTCATCGACATGAAGACCCCCGGCGTGACGGTGCGTCCGATTCAGCTCATCGACGGCGGCCACGAGGTCAACGAAGTCTTCTTCGACAATGTCGAGGTCCCCGTCGAGAACCTCGTCGGTGAAGAGAACAAGGGCTGGACCTACGCGAAGTTCCTGCTCGGCAACGAGCGCACCGGAATCGCCCGCATCGGCGGCTCGAAGGTCAACCTCGCCCGCGCCAAGGCCTACGCCGCGGTGACGAAGACGGCTCGTGGAACCCTCCTCGACGATCCGCTGTTCTCCGCGAAGCTCACACGCATCGAAGCCGAACTCACAGCACTCGAGATGACCCAGCTGCGGATCCTCTCGACCCAGGCGGCCGGTTCGGATAAGCCGGACCCGCGTTCCTCGGTGCTCAAGCTCAAGGGCTCCCAGCTGCAGGAGGACATCTCCGAGCTCCTCGTCGATGTGCTCGGTCCGCAGGGGCTCGACTTCGTCTCCGACCGTGTCCAGGGCCAGGGCCTGTCCGATCTGCCGGCGGCGGCAGTCGACGCTCTGCCCTCCTACTTCAACACCCGCAAGGTCACCATCTACGGCGGTTCGTCCGAGGTGCAGCGCGGAATCATCTCGAAGGCACTGCTCGGTCTCTGA